The window ATGGCTTCTTTAGTTTGACTAAACCTCTTGTAAGCTTCAAGGTTAATGTCCTTGCTAGTGTACCTGTAAAAGTACTCTGTCACTGCACTTGCACTGTAAATTTCCCATTTACCAGTTTCTGGGTAGTAGACAAACAGTTCAGCATGACCCACTGGGTTCACTTTACCATTAATCACACCATTTAAACCCACTAAATAATACTCTGCCTCAATCCCCATGAGCTTATTCAAGTGATAAAGAAAGGCATACCTGTACAGCACTATACCATCACAGTCAATTCCTTCTTCCCCCTTGATAACCTTGGAAGGAAGCTGAGGGTCATTATTAAAACCTGAACCTAATTTCATAAACATGTCAATGTTTGATTCTAAATAGTGCCTCATGACTTCTGGAGTGTAGGGAAGTCCCAGCTCACCAATGTCTACAAGCTTATTAAATGCTCCAACTGGGTTGAAGTCCTCACACCAACCATTATCACACTCTCCTTGCATTTTTGTGTACTTGATGAAGATTTCCCTGTCCTCCTCATCAAACTTACCATACATTGCATCCAGGCTCAGCTTGAACACTTCAAGCACTGGTTCACTGTACAGGTCTTTCACAAGGTCTTTGGCATCAAAACCATACCAGCCTTCTGCAACTGAGTAGCCTCCCTTAAAGGTGAAGTTTTCCACCACTGGGGACTTCTCAGGGTTCAGGGGCTTGTAGTACTTGTACTTCTCACCCTGGAATTCAAAGTAGCTCTCAACATACCCAGGAGGCACTTGGGGAGCAGAGTAATCATAACTCTCCCCACCAGTCTCATCAAGACCAGCATCACTCCTGTCCAGCCTGTACTTCAAGTTCTCAAAAGGCACTACTATAAACTTACCAATGTGGTAGAATGTTCCCATGACTCCATCAACTTGGACATCATCCTCAGTAAGCTCAGCAGGAGCAGTAAGATTACCCACTATGAGGAAGAGAATGAACATGAGGGCAAAGAGTTTGAGAATGTACCTGAACATGCCCCTATTACCTCCTCAACTTAGTATTACCTGTGAAAAGTTTATTAAGCCTTTCTGTGGGATTGGGTAAGGATATATAAATATGCATCTGCATCAGTATGCATACTAGGTGATTTCTATGACAGAGAAAGTGAGAACAACTGTACTTACATCTATAAGAACTTCACCAAAGGACAAAGGAAAAGGGCATAAATTTGAGCAGGCTTCTTGAAAGGGCCTTAATGATAGAGCTAGAACTTCTAGAAAGCATTGACTTGAAAATAGAAGAGCTTCTGAGACAAAGACTCTTAGAGGATAAAGTTAAGAGTGGGGATGAAAAACCCACTGGTGGGATGATGAGTCTGGAGCCCCCTGATTGGTGAGGAGGTTTCGCGGGGCTGACCGCTATGGTAAAGCGCTGGCTGTGTAAAGACCTTTATGATGAGATTGAGAGGCTTGAGCGTTCCATCATTGAACTGGAGGAGCAGATAGTCGAGCTTCGAATGCAGCTCAACATGAAGGTCGACGAGGCTAATAGGCTCGCCATAGAGAACACCAGTCTGAGACACAAGGTTGAGATAATGGAGCGTCGCGAGAAGCGCCTTAAGGAGCTCCTTGCAAAGCTCAAAGTCCCTCTTGTTGTCGTTGATGAGGAGCAGTTTGAGGATGTGGACGTTGACCTCGAAGCTGATTTGAAAGACTAACAAAAACCTTAATTAGGCTCCGGCTCTTTTTACTTCAGCTTAAAAAGAGGTGATGCTCATGAGCATGGACATGACCACGCGCATGTTTAAAGAGGAAGGGTGGATGAGAAAACAGTGCCCTAAGTGCGGAAAGTTCTTCTGGACGCTCGACCCAGAGAGGAAAACCTGCGGGGACCCTCCGTGTGATGAGTATGGATTCATCGGTAAGCCTGGCATTCCAAAGAAGTACACCCTCGACGAGATGCGCGAGAAGTTCCTGAGCTTCTTTGAAAAGCACGGCCACGGAAGGGTGAAGCGCTATCCTGTTCTGCCAAGATGGAGGGACGACGTTCTCCTCGTTGGTGCTTCAATCATGGACTTCCAGCCGTGGGTAATCAGCGGTGAAGCCGATCCTCCAGCCAATCCGCTCACCATCTCACAGCCCTCGATTCGCTTTACCGACATAGACAACGTTGGAATAACCGGCAGGCACTTCACGATATTTGAGATGATGGCGCACCACGCCTTCAATTACCCCGGCAAGCCGATATACTGGATGGACGAGACGGTTGAGCTCGCTTTCGAGTTCTTCACCAAGGAGCTCGGTATGAAGGCCGAGGACATAACCTTCAAGGAGAACCCCTGGGCTGGCGGTGGAAACGCCGGACCTGCCTTCGAGGTCCTTTACAGGGGTCTTGAGGTTGCAACGCTAGTTTTCATGCAGTACAAGAAAGCTCCTGAAAACGCTGACCCAAGTCAGGTCGTTGAGATAA of the Thermococcus onnurineus NA1 genome contains:
- a CDS encoding initiation control protein YabA; amino-acid sequence: MVKRWLCKDLYDEIERLERSIIELEEQIVELRMQLNMKVDEANRLAIENTSLRHKVEIMERREKRLKELLAKLKVPLVVVDEEQFEDVDVDLEADLKD